One genomic region from Vanacampus margaritifer isolate UIUO_Vmar chromosome 2, RoL_Vmar_1.0, whole genome shotgun sequence encodes:
- the cnp gene encoding 2',3'-cyclic-nucleotide 3'-phosphodiesterase yields the protein MDPENNGEVSDMSESPQQEVAPPVTQLEVSAEPEKPATAEGEGEQPPVVNGGGNAAGNDTAPVQDDLPRESPEAEPSVPVAVPEEPKPAPEPEAEPTVPPIQEEAVPQQPEGPQPPSPAQVQEKVLEEVEAVVEAQEVVKEALSQNGAEKIEASAEKPAEASVHEKVKESDAEATPSAEPEKEGKPEVSVKLQDPTAAEPSDAVPDMEATVPSAESLSFPILTHEKTKDALRSSRTLVVIRGLPGSGKTFLSRALADAYKDHCSVFCANDYADKPEPGADAHKALDEAVEACCADAPLVLVVVDDTNHSQERLARLGELAREHRLVALFLEPRTEWSVNVPQLAKLTGRKPAAITTMKRQLDELRLPLFFGWFLLSPMQDQLRSMGSDFLTALDGFKKNAVGSSMNEGQGVPLEQYFKGKGSLHCTTKFCDYGKAAGAKDYAEKPAVSELYSTVFDLTLSALFVTPRTFGARVSLTEEQLVLWPADAEKEVESSVPGAASLPMGSRAHITLGCAEGVEAVQTGLDLLEILVLQQTETVTDLELGSLRFYGEGRWMLELKEPMCAAAFFSSFYKRRGPSNEQGKKEAKKKKNCTIL from the exons ATGGACCCTGAAAACAACGGTGAGGTTTCTGACATGTCAGAGAGTCCACAACAGGAGGTGGCACCACCAGTGACGCAGCTGGAGGTGTCCGCAGAGCCTGAGAAGCCAGCAACTGCAGAAGGGGAGGGGGAGCAGCCGCCGGTAGTGAACGGCGGTGGCAACGCGGCCGGAAACGACACCGCACCTGTCCAAGATGACTTGCCTCGTGAAAGCCCCGAAGCTGAACCATCCGTGCCTGTTGCTGTGCCAGAAGAGCCAAAGCCAGCACCTGAGCCCGAAGCCGAGCCAACAGTGCCGCCAATTCAGGAAGAGGCCGTGCCACAACAGCCAGAGGGACCACAACCTCCCAGCCCAGCGCAGGTTCAGGAGAAAGTTCTAGAGGAAGTAGAGGCTGTAGTTGAGGCACAAGAAGTTGTCAAGGAGGCTCTGTCTCAAAACGGTGCTGAGAAAATTGAAGCGTCTGCGGAGAAGCCAGCTGAAGCATCTGTGCATGAGAAGGTGAAAGAGTCTGATGCTGAAGCAACGCCCTCTGCAGAGCCCGAGAAAGAAGGCAAGCCAGAAGTAAGTGTCAAGTTGCAAGATCCAACAGCAGCAGAGCCGAGTGATGCCGTACCCGACATGGAGGCGACGGTTCCCTCTGCCGAGTCCCTGTCATTCCCCATCCTGACGCACGAAAAGACCAAAGATGCACTGCGCAGCTCTCGCACCCTGGTGGTCATCAGAGGCCTTCCGGGAAGCGGGAAGACCTTCTTGTCCCGCGCCCTGGCCGATGCCTACAAGGACCACTGCTCAGTCTTCTGCGCCAACGACTACGCAGATAAGCCAGAACCTGGCGCAGACGCGCACAAGGCCCTGGATGAGGCAGTGGAAGCCTGCTGCGCCGACGCCCCTTTAGTGCTGGTGGTGGTGGATGATACTAACCACTCCCAGGAGCGGCTGGCCCGTCTGGGCGAGCTGGCCCGTGAGCACCGGCTGGTCGCGCTCTTCCTCGAGCCGCGCACTGAATGGAGCGTGAACGTGCCGCAGCTCGCCAAGCTGACCGGACGCAAGCCGGCCGCCATCACTACCATGAAGCGCCAACTGGATGAGTTGCGCCTGCCGCTCTTCTTTGGCTGGTTCCTGCTGTCGCCCATGCAGGATCAGCTCAGGTCCATGGGCAGCGACTTCCTGACAGCACTGGATGGCTTCAAGAAGAATGCTGTTGGCT CGTCCATGAACGAAGGACAGGGGGTGCCTCTGGAACAGTACTTCAAAGGCAAAGGAAGCCTGCACTGCACCACCAAATTCTGTGACTATGGGAAGGCAGCGGGGGCCAAAGACTATGCAGAGAAACCA gcggtCTCAGAGCTGTACAGCACCGTGTTTGATCTGACTCTGAGCGCTCTCTTTGTCACGCCTCGCACCTTCGGCGCCCGTGTCAGCCTCACCGAGGAGCAGCTGGTGCTGTGGCCGGCCGACGCGGAAAAGGAAGTGGAGTCCTCCGTCCCTGGCGCCGCCTCCTTGCCGATGGGTAGCCGTGCCCACATCACCCTGGGCTGCGCGGAGGGCGTGGAGGCGGTTCAAACTGGTCTGGACCTGCTGGAGATCTTGGTGTTGCAGCAGACGGAAACCGTCACCGACTTGGAGCTCGGCTCGCTGCGCTTCTACGGCGAAGGGAGGTGGATGCTGGAGCTCAAAGAGCCCATGTGCGCGGCGGCGTTTTTCTCCAGCTTCTACAAGCGCAGGGGCCCATCCAACGAGCAGGGCAAAAAGGaagccaagaagaagaagaactgcACCATCCTGTGA